In a genomic window of Brassica rapa cultivar Chiifu-401-42 chromosome A10, CAAS_Brap_v3.01, whole genome shotgun sequence:
- the LOC103846920 gene encoding L10-interacting MYB domain-containing protein: MRPKAVWEPEYHRVFLDLCVEQTMLGNKPGTHFSKEGWRNILSSFQEQTGAMYDRMQLKNHWDTMSRQWKIWCRLVQTGYMGWDPETNTFGASNEEWDYYLQENPDAGQYMLSVPQDLEKLEIIFAGSNNVEVRDNDDEVLRVRKRRRSGHHEEEEAEEEDNRSMCSSSNPQTKGYWSPSTHELFLDLLVQETLKGNRPDTHFNKEGWKTIFETINERTGLGYTRGQLKNHWDCTRKAWKIWCQLVGDEGMRWDPETGSFGATEEEWRNYIRENPRAGQFRHKEVPHADKLSIIFSGVIEPGETYTPPSRKKLLLRERSESPRLRGDEADYEEKPAKRLVSDGVLQESPVCVEMESAKRMYCIGECIESLNAMKEVEEGSDLYMFALDQFLKREYREIFLELKKPSLRIAWLQRLQSAAVSHTTT, translated from the exons ATGAGGCCAAAGGCTGTGTGGGAGCCTGAGTACCACAGAGTGTTTCTTGATCTATGCGTGGAGCAGACTATGTTAGGGAACAAACCAGGGACGCATTTTTCGAAAGAAGGCTGGAGGAATATACTGAGTTCGTTTCAGGAGCAGACGGGCGCTATGTACGATAGGATGCAGCTTAAGAACCATTGGGATACAATGAGCAGGCAGTGGAAGATTTGGTGTAGGCTTGTTCAAACTGGTTATATGGGTTGGGATCCTGAGACTAATACGTTTGGTGCTAGTAATGAAGAATGGGATTACTATTTACAG GAGAATCCTGATGCAGGGCAGTATATGTTGAGTGTTCCACAAGATCTCGAGAAGCTAGAGATTATCTTTGCCGGTAGTAATAATGTTGAGGTCAGAGATAATGATGATGAAGTCTTAAGAGTAAGGAAAAGGAGAAGAAGTGGTcatcatgaagaagaagaagctgaagaagaagataacagAAGCATGTGCAGCTCTTCTAACCCTCAGACAAAAGGGTACTGGTCTCCGTCCACACACGAGCTGTTTCTTGATCTCTTAGTGCAAGAGACTCTGAAAGGAAACAGACCAGACACGCATTTCAACAAGGAAGGGTGGAAAACCATTTTCGAGACGATTAACGAAAGAACAGGACTCGGTTACACAAGAGGGCAGCTGAAGAACCACTGGGACTGCACCAGGAAAGCTTGGAAGATCTGGTGCCAGCTCGTCGGAGACGAGGGCATGAGATGGGATCCGGAAACCGGTAGCTTCGGTGCAACGGAAGAGGAGTGGAGAAACTATATCCGGGAGAATCCGAGAGCAGGACAGTTTCGTCACAAGGAGGTGCCTCACGCTGATAAGCTCTCCATCATCTTCAGCGGAGTTATAGAGCCTGGAGAGACATACACTCCTCCCTCTAGGAAGAAGCTCCTCCTCAGGGAGCGTTCCGAGTCGCCGCGGCTTCGAGGAGATGAAGCGGATTACGAAGAGAAGCCTGCTAAAAGGTTGGTGAGCGACGGTGTGTTGCAGGAGAGTCCTGTGTGCGTTGAGATGGAATCGGCAAAGAGGATGTACTGTATTGGGGAATGCATTGAGAGCCTTAATGCGATGAAGGAGGTGGAGGAAGGGAGTGATCTCTACATGTTTGCTTTGGATCAGTTCTTGAAGAGGGAGTATAGAGAGATCTTTCTTGAGCTGAAGAAGCCTAGTTTGAGAATTGCATGGTTGCAGAGACTTCAATCTGCAGCGGTTTCACATACCACAACTTGA